The sequence CTTAGCTGAAGGTTGTGCTTTCAGTAACCCCGCTCCTGTCTCTCCCAGCGCTGCTGCTGGACCTGGTGATGGTGGCGGTGGTGAAGGGGCTCGTCAGGAGGCCGCGGCCCACGCACAACAAGATGGACATGTTCGTCACCATCTCGGTGGACAAGTACTCCTTCCCCTCGGGCCACGCCACCCGGGCCGCTCTGGTGTGCCGCTTCGTCCTGCGCCACCTGGTCCTGGCCGTGCCGCTGCGGGTGCTCGTGGTGCTCTGGGCTCTCATCGTCAGCATCTCCCGGGTCATGCTGGGCAGGCACAACATGACGGACGTGCTCTtcgggctgctgctgggctaCGCGCTCTACGGCGTGGtggagcactgctggctgtcCCCCGCCACCGCGCCCGCCCTCTTCGCGCTCTGGAGCCGCTGACTGCGGCACAAACTCACACAGGGAGGGGATCCTGACACTCGAACTGGCATCCTAAACCCATCAGTCCGGCCAAGACTTCTCCACGAGCGGTGCCGCAGGCTCCTGCACTCATgtctggtgctgtgctgccaggcagggtCTGCGCTGACTGATCTCTGGTGACCAAAAGCAgtgtctgcagagcctggggagggcTCAGCACACCCATCCGGCAGCTCACTGCTGATACTGTGAATCTGCATGCTCTCGCTGGGCACCTGCAATAGCCCATGGTGTATGTGGTAGCTGTGACTTTGCAGAGGTTTCTCTACAATCACCCCTGTATATGTATCCTATAAATACACTGATCATGCTGCTGTCATAAGCATAccctgcacagcctgctctACAGcacctgccaggaggggacCCCTGGGGGTCTCTCCTCAGGGTGGTTATACAGAGCTTTGCCTCCCTAAGCAATCTCTTCCGTATTGTTCCCAATTTAAGTGCTGCACTAAGGCTAGGTGTCGAGCACGTGGCTCCCAGAGCCATGGAGAAAGGATAGTGGCACTGAAGGCTTGGTCACCCAGTGGGCAAccagggaagcagctcccagcagcagacaGATCTTGAAGCTCTTGTCCAGAGTTTCCCAGttcctttttccctccaggGGGTACAACACATTCACAGCAATTCCTGATCAACAGCATAttccaggctgcagagagagtcctgcagagccagcccagaAATACACCCAGCCCCAAGTCAGAACCTTGCTTGCACCTCCTGCGGCAAGgggccctggctctgccaaCCACCaccacagctctctgtgccccaGGCAGGCTGGCTCTCCTCCCCTGGCACCACTGGCAGCCTGTTTTCCACAGAGGGCTGCTGGTCCTTGGCAGGAGGGGACCACAAGGAGCCTGGTCTCCTTAATAATGAGCTAGGGCTGAGACTGAGCCAGAAAATCATAGAACACTCTTCATCAGGGAACACAGCCAAGCAAGGGAGCGAGGGCTCTAGACTTAGCTCAGATAATCAGCTTAAACAGTGCTCCTACCATGTGGGGAGAGAGATTGGGCCCAGGTGAGGCTCTTAGTGGTCATTAGTGAGGTCTATTAGTGTACTCAGGCCCTGGAAAACAGCAATTAAGTTGTATTAGGACCAGGCAGTGTTTAAGTGTGTTATTAACCTGGGTGGAACATGCAGGAGCAGTCTGATGGCTGCTGGTACGAGCACCCTGTCACTGCCAGTTGTACAGGGGCTGGAATGGAGGTGCTTGACGTGACAGGGTTCctctggagctgagccctgACCCTCTGAGAGGGTGAGCCAGCGAAGCTTCCATGTCTGGGTTGGTGCTGCAACCAAAAAATAATCCCCTGGGTTGCACTGCATGCCTGGCAGCCAGCTGGGCCATTCTGGCAtttgcacagcagcaccaggacactccagccagcagagaccagccctgtggtggctgtgggagcacaggcaggtggCACACTGGCTGGGCAGGGTTTGTGCTATGCTAAAACATCTTTGCTGTACCTTCTCCAAAACACAGCGTCTTTTTTGTCTGCACTTTGAGTCTGTTCTTAGAGCTGTTGAGGTCTTCCTCTCTACATCATGGAGGCTACAGCAGCAACGTGTGCGTTTGTGTGCAAACAAACTGCTCCTGATTCACTTGCATGATGCTCCACAAGGTCCTGGTAGCACCCACCCACCatcagcactgcacagccctgctggctcacAGGCTGTCTGGAAACCCTCACACCTTTTCAAAGCTCCACCAGAGAGACCTTTGCTCTCCTTTTGTGCTTGTCACTTGGCACTGCTCCCTTCAAGCATGGGTGCAACCCAGTAATAGGACAGAGGAGCTTTCTGCTCCACTTGTCCCATGGCATTTGTGCCCACTGTGGAAACCCAGAGCAGACACCACAGCAGACACTGCTGTACACACTCTACACCCCGGGTGCTTGCCAGGTGTGGGGAACTCTGAATTTCCACAGATATCAACCAACCAAATACCAACCTAGTCCAAAATATCATGGCATGACCCTGCTGCCCAACAGAACAGCTTGTCTGTACTGCATCCAACTACACGGGGGTAAAGtccagggctgtgcagtgtcCTATACGGAGAAGGGCAAATTCAGAGGGCAACCTGCACAGAGGTTTCATAGCACAGCAGAAGGTGGAGAGCTCAGAAGTCCCCTGTACCTGTTGCCATTGGGCAGTCTGTGCAGAGCTTGCAAAAGAGCCAGAGGCCAGCTGATAGCGGAGCAGGAATAGTagcactgccagtgctgccacCTCTCCATTCCTGTGCTGATCCCTTGCTTGGTAAGATGCTTTTGATGCTTTTTGACAGTGTGGGTTGGCAGCTCAGTTACTGCAAACATACTATGGGTTTTAGAAGATTAAAACcacttcagctgcagagcttggCCCCTCTGCCTTGCTCAGCTCTACGGCAAAGTTCTCTGCATAGGGAAGAACAAATTTCCCCTGCAGGTCTCGGGCTGTCTGGCTGCGAGtgtgccaggagccagcagcgAGTTTGGATccacctgctctgtgcctcttgTGAGGGACAACCTTTTCTTTACTGATCccaccagggacaccccaacAGCGTGGTGCTCCTCGCACCGGGGTTCCACTAGccccaaatattttgtttattcagGAGTGAGCCGTGGCTATACGGACACTGTGCCGTcaagcccagcccaggggcacaggCGATGTGGTCGACATAGATTCGTGTGTCACCCCGGCTACCAGAATTACAATTAGGCTACAGAATTAGCGTGGGCTGATCCTGATAATCCTACGGTAAAAGTTCAGGGCAGCGTTTGTTTACCAAGCACGCAACCACGAGGAGCGGCTGCGTGTCcctgtccgtgtccctgtccgtgtccgtgtccccgcGCAGCGCCGGCGATGGCTCCGAGGCCGAGAGCCGGCCGGGTCCTGgcttcctttcccctcctgccGGGACCCAGCCTCCTCCGggttt comes from Ficedula albicollis isolate OC2 chromosome 8, FicAlb1.5, whole genome shotgun sequence and encodes:
- the PLPP6 gene encoding phospholipid phosphatase 6 → PSKRLGVCAGEGSAWGSARPLMKVIEVSGHGIPWLLGTFYGLCHSDSSAAREVLLNLLFALLLDLVMVAVVKGLVRRPRPTHNKMDMFVTISVDKYSFPSGHATRAALVCRFVLRHLVLAVPLRVLVVLWALIVSISRVMLGRHNMTDVLFGLLLGYALYGVVEHCWLSPATAPALFALWSR